In Vibrio atlanticus, the following proteins share a genomic window:
- the pheS gene encoding phenylalanine--tRNA ligase subunit alpha has protein sequence MQHLEEIIANATTAIDTADSLVALDEVRVQYLGKKGELTLQLQSLGKLPPEERRTAGQEINKAKGAVQQAIAARKDALQRAELEAKLAEETIDVSLPGRRIENGGLHPVTRTVERIEQFFGELGFSTESGPEIEDAFHNFDALNIADDHPARTDHDTFFFNPDLMLRTHTSGVQIRTMENGKPPFRFIAPGRVYRNDYDQTHTPMFHQVEGMLVDENVNFAQLKGILNDFLCNFFEEEVEVRFRPSFFPFTEPSAEVDVKRKDGKWLEVLGCGMVHPNVLRSVGIDPEKYSGFAFGMGVERLTMLRYGVNDLRAFFENDLRFLKQFK, from the coding sequence ATGCAACATCTAGAAGAGATCATTGCTAATGCAACGACTGCTATTGATACAGCAGATTCGTTAGTCGCACTTGATGAAGTGCGAGTTCAGTATTTAGGTAAGAAGGGTGAATTAACTCTTCAACTACAAAGCCTAGGTAAACTTCCACCTGAAGAGCGTCGCACTGCTGGTCAAGAGATCAACAAAGCGAAAGGTGCTGTTCAACAAGCGATCGCAGCTCGCAAAGACGCACTACAACGTGCAGAGCTTGAAGCGAAACTAGCTGAAGAAACTATCGATGTGAGCCTACCAGGTCGTCGCATTGAGAACGGTGGTCTTCACCCAGTTACACGCACAGTTGAGCGTATCGAACAGTTCTTTGGTGAGCTTGGCTTTAGCACTGAGTCTGGCCCTGAGATCGAAGATGCATTCCACAACTTTGATGCACTAAACATCGCAGACGATCACCCAGCTCGTACTGATCACGATACTTTCTTCTTCAACCCTGATCTAATGCTACGTACGCACACTTCTGGTGTTCAAATCCGTACGATGGAAAACGGCAAACCGCCTTTCCGCTTCATAGCTCCGGGTCGTGTTTACCGTAACGACTACGATCAAACTCACACGCCAATGTTCCACCAAGTGGAAGGTATGTTAGTTGATGAGAACGTAAACTTCGCACAACTTAAAGGCATTCTTAACGATTTCCTTTGTAACTTCTTTGAAGAAGAAGTTGAAGTGCGTTTCCGTCCTTCATTCTTCCCGTTCACAGAGCCTTCAGCTGAAGTTGACGTGAAACGTAAAGATGGCAAATGGCTAGAAGTTCTAGGCTGTGGCATGGTTCACCCTAACGTACTTCGCTCTGTTGGCATCGACCCTGAGAAATACTCTGGTTTTGCATTCGGTATGGGTGTAGAGCGTCTAACGATGCTTCGTTACGGCGTAAATGACCTTCGTGCGTTCTTCGAGAACGACCTTCGTTTCCTTAAACAATTCAAGTAA
- a CDS encoding GGDEF domain-containing protein, protein MNSFNWDKNFETGIGVVDEQHQYLVGFINHYGNLLSENTISIDDMSVALLDLTRYAEFHFKEEESLMRDCGLYDLHIEEHIKVHRVFMQDIYSMQAFILEEDQASARHLLDFLIHWLAYHILGIDQNMARQVAAIEEGATPLQAFEAEEKQQDSSTIPLLAALKGLFEQVSERNKQLLRFNQLLEDKVEERTAELKQANKKLEELSLTDSLTNLPNRRCAFKQLAVHWQDSKELGVPLVCIMIDADHFKRINDTSGHDAGDLVLKTLSRELKNTFRNDDIVCRLGGDEFLVICPDTDLKGGMHIAETTRQKVSELEVETGNQAWIGSISVGVAEMTQEFETMNELIKAADESVYLAKNAGKNSVCSIQI, encoded by the coding sequence ATGAATTCATTTAATTGGGATAAAAACTTTGAAACAGGCATTGGTGTCGTAGACGAACAACATCAATACCTTGTTGGTTTTATCAATCACTACGGAAACCTGTTGTCAGAGAATACGATCTCCATAGACGACATGAGCGTCGCTTTGCTCGATCTCACTCGCTATGCCGAATTTCACTTTAAAGAAGAAGAATCTTTGATGAGAGATTGCGGACTCTATGACTTACACATTGAAGAGCACATCAAAGTGCATCGTGTGTTTATGCAAGATATCTACAGCATGCAAGCTTTCATCTTGGAAGAAGATCAGGCGTCAGCACGTCATCTACTGGACTTCCTCATTCATTGGCTTGCTTATCACATCCTTGGCATCGACCAAAACATGGCGCGACAAGTGGCCGCGATAGAAGAGGGCGCAACACCCCTCCAAGCCTTTGAAGCAGAAGAAAAGCAGCAAGACTCGTCAACCATCCCTTTACTAGCCGCGCTTAAAGGCTTATTTGAGCAGGTCTCTGAACGCAACAAACAGTTGTTACGCTTCAACCAGTTACTCGAAGACAAAGTTGAGGAGCGTACGGCAGAATTAAAACAAGCGAATAAGAAACTTGAAGAACTGTCCTTAACAGACTCACTCACTAATTTGCCTAACCGCCGCTGTGCTTTTAAACAGTTGGCTGTACATTGGCAAGACTCCAAAGAACTTGGCGTGCCTTTGGTGTGCATTATGATTGATGCCGACCACTTCAAGCGCATTAATGATACCAGTGGCCATGATGCAGGTGATTTGGTGCTAAAAACCCTCTCGCGCGAACTGAAAAACACATTCCGTAATGATGATATTGTGTGCCGATTAGGGGGCGATGAATTCTTGGTGATTTGCCCTGATACCGATCTTAAAGGGGGCATGCACATCGCAGAAACGACTCGCCAGAAAGTGTCTGAATTAGAGGTCGAGACCGGCAACCAAGCTTGGATTGGCAGCATTAGTGTCGGTGTGGCTGAAATGACCCAGGAATTCGAAACCATGAATGAATTGATTAAAGCGGCTGATGAGTCCGTTTATTTAGCGAAAAACGCGGGGAAGAATAGCGTTTGTTCGATTCAGATTTAG
- a CDS encoding outer membrane lipoprotein-sorting protein yields the protein MKSVKQTFVTTLLTVSSLSVGTLTIGTFAAFPALADPAKGLEIAEQRKAVDMGWGDSVATMEMLLRNKQGESSTRLMRLKSLEVDDDGDKGLTIFDEPRDVKGTAFLNHSHITKSDDQWLYLPALKRVKRISSRNKSGPFMGSEFAYEDLSSFELGKYTFNYIEDAKIEGVDTFVLEQVPTDKNSGYTMQKVWLDQQYYRPVQVEFYDRKGALLKTLSFQDYKQYLNQYWRAHTMSMQNHQTGKSTVLTTTDLAFQTGLKDKDFQKNTLKRAK from the coding sequence ATGAAAAGCGTTAAACAAACATTCGTTACTACATTACTTACTGTCAGCTCATTAAGCGTCGGCACCTTAACAATAGGCACATTCGCCGCTTTCCCTGCATTAGCCGACCCTGCGAAAGGCCTAGAGATTGCCGAGCAACGTAAAGCCGTTGATATGGGTTGGGGCGATTCTGTCGCGACCATGGAAATGCTACTTCGCAACAAACAAGGAGAAAGCAGCACACGCCTAATGCGATTGAAATCGTTAGAAGTGGATGACGATGGTGATAAAGGGCTGACTATTTTTGATGAGCCACGCGACGTAAAAGGCACGGCTTTCCTAAACCATTCACACATCACTAAATCGGATGATCAATGGTTGTATTTGCCTGCATTGAAGCGTGTAAAACGTATCTCTTCACGCAACAAATCGGGCCCGTTTATGGGCAGTGAATTTGCTTACGAAGACTTGAGCTCGTTCGAGTTAGGAAAGTACACCTTCAACTACATTGAAGACGCCAAAATTGAAGGCGTGGATACCTTTGTATTGGAGCAAGTACCGACCGATAAAAACTCTGGCTACACCATGCAAAAGGTATGGCTAGACCAACAATATTACCGCCCAGTTCAAGTGGAGTTTTACGACCGTAAAGGCGCATTGCTCAAAACCCTGTCGTTCCAAGACTACAAACAATACCTAAACCAATACTGGCGCGCACACACTATGTCGATGCAAAACCACCAAACAGGCAAAAGTACGGTATTAACCACGACAGATTTAGCCTTCCAGACCGGTCTTAAGGACAAGGATTTTCAAAAAAATACACTTAAACGTGCAAAGTAA
- a CDS encoding efflux RND transporter permease subunit, whose protein sequence is MSASAGFLRHNYDESSQMETVMEHDSQKPNLANSSDLMSNPDSTSQSFNSGQQAHNLDNSWHSIPTKRSFIVLLVVFSIIMLSAFGAKNLYFRGDYNIFFEGTNKQLMAFDEIQTTFAKTDNLAIVVAPEDGNVFTPETLTLLQNLTVDAWQIPYSSRVDSLANYQHTEAVEDDLLVEDLLYEEYEHTPERIAKVKQIALNEPLLKNALVSASGDVTIVNVTVQLPEVDKTAEVQEVIAAINTMLAKYQADYPNVEFHKAGIIAMNNAFMMSAQEDSSTLVPLMLLVVLVFLTFMLRSFFSVVATLVVIISSIVATMGLSGWAGMFLSTATVNVPTLVLTLAVADCVHVIVTMRQAMQRGMEKAQAIQYSIKLNAMPILITSVTTAIGFLMMNMSDSPVLRDFGNLSALGVIIACFLSVTMLPALLKLLPVKTLPANEAAESKVTFMDKLGDFVVANRKALLPISTLVIVGAAALIPLNKVNDESVKYFDTSSEFRQAADFMEQTVSGMTTISIAVKTNESQAIADPVFLQAIGDFTNWLRVQPETDHVATLSDVYMRLNKNMHGDDDSYYQLPLNRELAAQYLLLYEMSLPYGLDLNNQINVDKSSIKMVLTVDNLGSVELVELEERIYSWFAANAPQYEVVASSPSLMFAHIGETNMASMLSTLPITLVLISGLMIFALRSVRLGVISLVPNIAPAIIGFGLWALISGEINLGLSVVVTLTLGIVVDDAVHFLSKYQRARLEGKSAEEAVRYAFHTVGRALWITTVVLVAGFSVLAMSSFRLNSDMGLLSAIVIFIALVVDFILLPSLLMIFDKQTHYAVKTQHGSKPDTKPQPSSTAELTTSTK, encoded by the coding sequence TTGTCAGCTTCGGCTGGCTTTTTAAGACACAACTATGACGAATCGTCACAAATGGAGACTGTGATGGAACATGACAGCCAGAAGCCCAATTTAGCTAATAGCTCTGATTTAATGAGTAACCCTGATTCAACTAGTCAATCGTTCAACTCAGGTCAACAGGCTCATAATCTGGATAACAGTTGGCACTCAATACCGACCAAGCGTTCGTTTATCGTTTTGCTGGTGGTTTTTTCAATCATCATGCTTTCTGCTTTTGGTGCGAAGAACCTCTACTTTAGAGGGGACTACAACATCTTCTTCGAAGGCACCAACAAACAGTTGATGGCGTTTGACGAAATCCAAACCACCTTTGCGAAAACCGACAACCTCGCGATTGTTGTTGCACCTGAAGATGGCAATGTCTTCACCCCAGAAACTCTTACCTTGCTTCAAAACCTCACGGTCGATGCGTGGCAGATCCCGTACTCAAGCCGTGTCGATTCGCTGGCCAATTATCAGCATACTGAAGCCGTTGAAGACGACCTCTTGGTCGAAGATCTGCTGTATGAAGAATACGAGCACACGCCCGAGCGAATTGCCAAAGTTAAACAGATCGCCCTCAACGAGCCACTGCTTAAAAACGCACTAGTGTCAGCCTCTGGTGACGTGACGATTGTCAACGTCACCGTGCAATTGCCTGAAGTGGATAAAACTGCCGAAGTGCAAGAAGTGATCGCGGCTATCAATACTATGCTCGCCAAGTACCAAGCCGATTACCCGAATGTCGAATTCCATAAAGCGGGCATCATTGCCATGAACAACGCGTTTATGATGTCGGCTCAAGAAGACAGCTCAACGCTCGTGCCGTTAATGCTGTTGGTGGTATTGGTGTTCCTGACCTTTATGTTGCGCTCGTTCTTTAGCGTGGTGGCTACCTTAGTTGTGATTATCTCGTCGATTGTCGCGACCATGGGTTTGTCTGGCTGGGCAGGGATGTTCCTCAGCACCGCGACGGTTAACGTTCCAACCTTGGTATTAACCCTTGCCGTTGCCGATTGTGTTCACGTGATTGTGACCATGAGACAAGCGATGCAGCGCGGGATGGAGAAAGCACAAGCCATTCAATACAGTATCAAGCTTAATGCGATGCCGATCTTAATTACTTCGGTCACCACCGCGATTGGCTTCTTGATGATGAATATGTCGGACTCTCCAGTATTGCGAGACTTCGGTAACTTGTCGGCATTGGGCGTGATCATCGCGTGTTTCCTATCCGTGACCATGCTTCCTGCGCTGTTAAAGCTCTTGCCAGTGAAGACTCTGCCAGCCAATGAAGCAGCGGAAAGCAAAGTCACTTTCATGGATAAGCTGGGTGATTTTGTCGTAGCGAACCGCAAAGCACTGCTGCCTATTTCTACGCTAGTGATCGTTGGCGCAGCCGCGTTAATTCCATTGAACAAAGTGAATGATGAATCGGTGAAGTATTTCGATACCTCAAGTGAATTCAGACAAGCAGCAGACTTCATGGAACAGACCGTAAGTGGCATGACGACCATCAGTATTGCGGTGAAAACCAATGAGTCTCAAGCGATAGCTGATCCTGTGTTTTTGCAAGCGATTGGTGACTTTACCAATTGGCTGCGCGTACAACCAGAAACCGACCATGTGGCCACACTTTCCGATGTTTACATGCGTTTGAATAAGAACATGCATGGCGATGACGATAGCTACTACCAATTGCCACTTAACCGTGAACTCGCCGCACAATACTTACTGCTTTACGAGATGTCTCTGCCGTATGGCTTGGACTTGAACAACCAGATCAACGTCGATAAATCATCGATCAAAATGGTACTCACGGTCGACAACCTAGGCAGTGTGGAATTGGTGGAACTCGAAGAGCGCATCTACTCATGGTTTGCCGCTAATGCGCCGCAGTATGAAGTAGTCGCATCCAGTCCATCTCTGATGTTTGCTCACATTGGCGAAACCAACATGGCGAGCATGCTATCAACTCTGCCTATCACCTTAGTGCTTATCTCAGGCTTGATGATCTTCGCATTGCGCTCGGTTCGCTTGGGTGTGATCAGCCTAGTGCCAAACATTGCCCCGGCAATTATTGGCTTTGGTTTATGGGCGCTGATCTCCGGTGAAATCAACTTGGGTTTGTCGGTCGTAGTCACGCTTACATTGGGTATCGTGGTCGATGATGCGGTGCATTTCTTGAGTAAATACCAACGAGCACGACTAGAAGGGAAATCAGCAGAAGAAGCCGTTCGTTACGCCTTCCACACCGTAGGTCGCGCACTGTGGATCACCACGGTCGTGTTAGTAGCTGGTTTCTCTGTACTGGCGATGTCGAGCTTCAGACTCAACTCCGACATGGGCTTACTCAGCGCAATTGTGATTTTCATTGCGCTGGTGGTCGACTTCATCTTGTTACCAAGCTTGCTGATGATCTTCGACAAACAGACTCACTATGCAGTTAAAACTCAGCACGGATCAAAGCCAGACACCAAGCCACAGCCTAGCTCAACAGCCGAACTAACTACATCGACCAAATAA
- a CDS encoding TetR/AcrR family transcriptional regulator, whose product MFGFSCKGDKQGIFGCKGVLSKKQQSIADREVELMLLAKDLVREQGFGNLTMDKLTAASCYSKGTIYNHFCSKEDVVLALCIHSLKAEALMFARSGEFEGNTREKIVALHVAYRIYARMEPVLSTCAIMAKSPWVLEKASSARVTEMNELEELVIEQADSMVNQAVEAGDLKFSSGVGSDAIVFANWSIAFGSNALSQNASNSHCIKRLQDPYSVLHNANMLLDGLNWQPLSSDWDYRKTWRRVEQELFSEEITYLESVGR is encoded by the coding sequence ATGTTTGGCTTTAGTTGTAAAGGCGATAAACAAGGTATCTTTGGTTGCAAAGGCGTGTTGTCTAAAAAGCAGCAGTCTATCGCAGACCGAGAAGTAGAATTGATGTTGTTAGCAAAAGATCTGGTTCGAGAACAAGGGTTCGGAAACCTCACGATGGATAAACTGACGGCTGCGAGCTGCTATTCTAAAGGTACGATATACAATCACTTTTGCAGCAAAGAAGATGTGGTTTTAGCTTTGTGTATTCATTCTTTAAAGGCCGAGGCATTGATGTTTGCTCGCTCTGGAGAGTTTGAAGGCAACACACGCGAAAAGATCGTCGCACTGCACGTTGCTTACCGAATCTATGCTCGCATGGAACCGGTACTATCAACTTGTGCGATCATGGCGAAAAGCCCGTGGGTACTAGAGAAAGCGTCTAGTGCACGTGTAACCGAGATGAACGAACTGGAAGAATTGGTGATTGAACAAGCCGATTCTATGGTTAACCAAGCAGTAGAAGCGGGTGACCTAAAGTTCTCTTCTGGTGTGGGTTCAGATGCCATCGTGTTTGCAAACTGGTCAATCGCATTTGGTTCAAATGCCTTGTCGCAGAACGCATCAAACAGTCATTGTATCAAGCGGTTACAAGACCCGTATTCAGTATTACATAACGCGAACATGCTTCTAGACGGCCTAAATTGGCAACCCCTTTCTAGCGATTGGGATTACCGAAAAACTTGGCGTCGTGTAGAACAAGAACTGTTCAGTGAAGAAATCACCTACTTAGAATCAGTAGGTCGATAA
- a CDS encoding outer membrane beta-barrel protein, whose protein sequence is MKKTLLALALLGASSTAMADSWLYGGAMGGQNSLGNQEETAMGIHVGTGILPFIGVEAGYWDLGSFDSVKYGNQTLTKLDASTTYLAIKPSIDFGPLHVYAKGGLHSYELKANGFKQDEVDIMYGVGAEYFIFGPLSVGASYQNFNMKDDDSGVFSLNATIHLL, encoded by the coding sequence ATGAAAAAAACGTTATTGGCTCTAGCACTGCTAGGTGCATCTTCAACAGCGATGGCTGATTCTTGGTTGTACGGCGGCGCAATGGGTGGTCAAAACTCATTAGGTAATCAAGAAGAGACAGCGATGGGTATCCACGTGGGTACGGGCATCCTTCCATTTATTGGTGTTGAAGCGGGTTACTGGGATCTAGGTTCTTTCGACAGTGTTAAATACGGCAACCAAACACTGACTAAACTAGACGCAAGCACAACTTACCTAGCAATCAAACCAAGCATCGACTTTGGTCCTCTTCACGTATACGCGAAGGGTGGTCTTCACTCTTATGAGCTTAAAGCGAACGGCTTCAAGCAAGACGAAGTTGATATCATGTACGGTGTAGGCGCAGAATACTTCATCTTTGGCCCACTATCTGTAGGCGCTAGCTACCAAAACTTCAACATGAAAGATGACGACTCAGGCGTTTTCTCTCTAAACGCAACTATCCACCTACTGTAA
- the hrpA gene encoding ATP-dependent RNA helicase HrpA: MTSSPEKADNNKNAAQPSSPQNEAKSNKPASNRPAKQLNAEQANAKKAEQSATKTKSSQNSPVSLRKALHECMMRDRFRLSKRITGASKIKNEQSKHAVFDEIALDIAKSMMTATQRAAQKPTIEYPEILPVSQKRDDIAKAIAENQVVIVAGETGSGKTTQLPKICSELGRGRFGLIGHTQPRRLAARSVANRIAEEMETQLGEFVGYKVRFNDQISENTQIKLMTDGILLAEIQHDRFLSQYDTIIIDEAHERSLNIDFIMGYLRELLPKRPDLKVIITSATIDPERFSKHFNNAPIIEVSGRTYPVDTRYRPLGGDESDSDRDQIEGIFEAVDELCDEGQGDILIFMNGEREIRDTADSLSKRNLRDTEIVPLYARLSAGEQNRIFQSHTGRRIVLATNVAETSLTVPGIKYVIDPGTARISRYSYRTKVQRLPIEPVSQASANQRKGRCGRVAEGICIRLYSEEDFESRPEFTDPEILRTNLASVILQMTALGLGDIQAFPFVEAPDKRNIQDGVRLLEELGAIATVEPSANKNKNHGDDKKKLTAIGRKLAKLPIDPRLARMVIEAPSNRCLHEVMVIASALSIQDPRERPSDKQQSSDDKHKRFFDKESDFITFVNLWDYVKQQQKELSSNQFRKQCKQDYLNYLRIREWQDVYFQIHQAMRELDTKLNTEPGSYDGIHMSLLSGLLSHIGMKDQEKNEYQGARNARFHIFPASGLFKKQPKWIMSAELVETSKLWGRVIAKIQPEWIEPLAKHLIKRSYSEPHWSKKQAAVMAHEKVMLYGIPIIPKRLVNYGAIDATVSRELFVRSALVEGEWETKHAFFKQNRKLLQEVEELEHKSRRRDILIDDDELFDFYDQRVGEEAVSGRHFDTWWKKTSQKTPELLNFEKSMLFRGDASHVTDLDYPNFWHQNGIKLKLSYQFEPGDDNDGVTVHIPLPILNQIDQNGFDWQIPGLRQELVISLIKSLPKTLRRNFVPAPNYADAFLARVTPLEAPLLDSLEKELRRMTGVEVVRDDWKLDQIPEHLKVTFRAVDHRKRKLKEQKDLHELKESLKDKVQETLSKVADDDIEQQNLHTWSFGELPKVYQQKRGGYDVKAFPALVDSKDSVEIKLFETEQEQITAMKSGQRRLILLNVPSPIKYLHSNLPNKSKLGLYFNPYGQVLDLIDDCIACGIDKLIEQKGGIVWEPEQFEALKEHVRAELDDTVVEIAQQVETILTTAFAISKKLKGRVDLSMAFALSDIKAQIEGLIFKGFATECGWKRLPDILRYMKAIERRMEKLPIDPNKDRLHMIKVDSVMNDYKELLNKIPKGIAVPENVKEVRWMIEELRVSFFAQQLGTPYPVSDKRVKNAIDAC, from the coding sequence TTGACTTCGTCTCCGGAAAAAGCAGATAACAACAAGAATGCAGCACAGCCAAGTTCTCCACAGAACGAAGCGAAATCAAATAAGCCTGCATCGAACCGACCTGCTAAACAATTAAATGCTGAACAAGCAAATGCCAAGAAAGCTGAACAGTCAGCGACAAAGACAAAATCATCTCAGAATAGCCCAGTATCTCTTCGTAAAGCGCTCCACGAATGTATGATGCGTGATCGCTTCCGTTTGAGTAAGCGAATTACTGGCGCGAGTAAAATCAAGAACGAACAATCTAAGCACGCTGTCTTCGATGAGATTGCGTTAGATATTGCCAAGTCAATGATGACGGCAACTCAGCGTGCTGCGCAGAAACCAACCATCGAATACCCAGAGATTCTCCCAGTAAGCCAAAAGCGCGATGATATTGCGAAAGCCATTGCTGAAAACCAAGTAGTTATCGTGGCGGGTGAAACGGGGTCGGGTAAAACTACTCAGTTACCCAAGATCTGTTCTGAGCTTGGCCGAGGTCGTTTTGGCCTAATTGGTCATACTCAGCCTCGTCGTCTTGCGGCGCGTTCGGTTGCAAACCGTATTGCGGAAGAGATGGAAACGCAGTTGGGTGAGTTCGTTGGTTACAAGGTTCGATTCAACGACCAAATTTCTGAAAACACCCAAATCAAATTGATGACCGACGGTATTCTACTGGCGGAAATTCAACACGACCGTTTCTTAAGCCAGTACGACACCATCATTATCGATGAAGCGCACGAACGTAGCCTGAACATCGACTTCATCATGGGTTACTTGAGAGAGCTTCTACCAAAGCGTCCTGACTTGAAAGTGATTATCACGTCGGCGACTATCGATCCTGAGCGTTTCTCGAAGCACTTTAACAACGCGCCGATCATTGAAGTGTCAGGCCGAACTTACCCAGTAGATACGCGTTACCGCCCATTAGGTGGTGATGAAAGCGATTCAGACCGTGACCAAATCGAAGGTATCTTTGAAGCCGTTGATGAGCTGTGTGATGAAGGCCAAGGCGATATCTTGATCTTCATGAACGGTGAGCGTGAGATTCGCGATACTGCCGACTCTTTAAGTAAACGTAACTTGCGTGATACCGAAATTGTTCCGCTTTATGCACGTCTTTCTGCGGGTGAACAGAACCGCATCTTCCAGTCTCATACTGGTCGACGCATCGTTCTGGCAACCAACGTGGCAGAAACCTCTCTAACCGTTCCGGGCATTAAGTATGTCATCGACCCGGGTACGGCGCGTATTAGCCGTTACAGCTACCGTACTAAAGTACAACGCCTACCGATTGAGCCAGTGTCTCAAGCGAGTGCGAACCAGCGTAAAGGTCGTTGTGGTCGTGTTGCTGAAGGTATCTGTATTCGCCTGTACTCTGAGGAAGATTTTGAATCACGCCCAGAGTTTACTGATCCTGAGATTCTTCGTACTAACCTAGCATCGGTTATCCTTCAGATGACAGCGTTAGGCCTAGGCGACATTCAAGCATTCCCATTTGTTGAAGCGCCAGATAAGCGCAATATTCAAGATGGTGTAAGGCTGCTTGAAGAGCTAGGTGCGATCGCGACAGTCGAACCGTCTGCGAATAAAAATAAGAACCATGGCGATGACAAGAAGAAGCTAACCGCGATTGGTCGTAAGCTCGCTAAGCTGCCGATTGATCCACGTTTAGCGCGTATGGTGATTGAAGCGCCAAGCAACCGCTGTTTGCACGAAGTAATGGTTATCGCGTCTGCGTTGTCGATTCAAGATCCGCGTGAGCGTCCATCAGACAAGCAACAATCATCTGACGATAAGCACAAGCGCTTCTTCGATAAAGAGTCGGATTTCATCACGTTTGTGAACCTTTGGGATTACGTTAAGCAGCAACAAAAAGAGCTGTCGAGTAACCAGTTCCGCAAACAGTGTAAGCAAGATTACCTGAACTATTTACGTATCCGTGAATGGCAAGATGTGTATTTCCAAATTCACCAAGCGATGCGTGAATTAGATACCAAGCTGAATACAGAGCCGGGCAGCTACGATGGCATTCACATGTCACTGCTATCAGGTTTGCTTTCGCACATCGGTATGAAAGACCAAGAAAAGAATGAATATCAAGGTGCTCGTAACGCACGCTTCCATATCTTCCCTGCGTCAGGCCTATTTAAGAAACAGCCTAAGTGGATCATGTCTGCTGAGCTGGTGGAAACCTCAAAACTTTGGGGCCGTGTTATCGCCAAAATTCAGCCTGAATGGATTGAACCATTAGCGAAACACTTGATTAAGCGTAGCTACAGCGAACCACATTGGTCGAAGAAGCAAGCGGCAGTAATGGCTCACGAAAAAGTGATGCTTTACGGAATCCCAATCATCCCGAAACGTTTAGTGAACTATGGTGCGATTGACGCAACCGTCAGCCGTGAGCTGTTTGTACGTAGCGCACTTGTTGAAGGTGAGTGGGAAACCAAACACGCCTTCTTCAAGCAGAACCGTAAGCTACTGCAAGAAGTCGAAGAGCTAGAACATAAATCGCGTCGTCGTGACATCTTGATCGACGATGATGAACTGTTCGACTTCTATGACCAGCGTGTGGGTGAAGAGGCAGTTTCAGGCCGTCACTTCGACACATGGTGGAAGAAGACCAGCCAGAAAACACCAGAGCTGCTTAACTTTGAAAAGTCGATGCTGTTCCGAGGCGATGCTAGCCACGTTACTGATTTGGATTACCCGAACTTCTGGCACCAAAACGGTATCAAGCTGAAGCTGAGCTACCAATTTGAGCCGGGCGATGACAACGATGGTGTAACGGTACACATTCCGCTGCCTATCTTGAACCAAATAGACCAGAACGGTTTTGATTGGCAGATCCCAGGCCTACGTCAGGAACTGGTGATTAGCCTAATTAAGTCGTTACCAAAAACGCTACGCCGTAACTTTGTGCCTGCGCCAAACTATGCAGATGCGTTCTTGGCTCGTGTGACACCACTTGAAGCACCGTTGTTGGATTCGCTTGAGAAAGAGCTACGCCGCATGACAGGTGTAGAAGTGGTACGTGATGACTGGAAGTTAGACCAGATTCCAGAGCACTTAAAGGTAACATTCCGTGCAGTGGATCATCGTAAGCGCAAACTGAAAGAGCAGAAAGACCTGCATGAGTTGAAAGAGAGCCTGAAAGACAAGGTTCAAGAAACACTTTCTAAAGTGGCAGACGATGACATCGAGCAGCAAAACCTGCATACGTGGAGCTTTGGTGAGTTACCAAAAGTCTACCAGCAGAAACGTGGTGGCTATGATGTTAAAGCCTTCCCAGCACTGGTGGATTCTAAAGACAGCGTAGAGATCAAATTGTTCGAAACCGAGCAAGAGCAGATCACTGCAATGAAATCGGGTCAGCGTCGTTTAATTCTGTTGAACGTACCATCGCCGATCAAATACTTGCACTCGAATTTACCGAACAAATCTAAGCTCGGTTTGTACTTCAACCCATACGGACAAGTGCTCGATCTTATCGATGACTGTATCGCTTGTGGTATTGATAAGCTGATTGAGCAGAAGGGCGGCATAGTTTGGGAGCCAGAGCAGTTTGAAGCTCTAAAAGAACACGTACGTGCAGAGTTAGATGACACAGTTGTTGAGATTGCTCAACAGGTTGAAACCATCTTAACCACGGCATTCGCCATCAGTAAGAAGCTGAAAGGGCGTGTCGATCTTTCAATGGCATTTGCGCTTTCAGACATTAAAGCTCAAATAGAAGGTTTGATTTTTAAGGGGTTTGCCACAGAATGCGGCTGGAAACGCTTGCCGGATATTCTACGCTATATGAAAGCGATAGAGCGCCGAATGGAAAAACTGCCGATTGACCCGAATAAAGATCGCCTTCATATGATCAAAGTGGACTCTGTAATGAATGATTACAAAGAGCTGCTGAATAAAATTCCAAAAGGGATCGCGGTTCCAGAAAATGTAAAAGAGGTGCGTTGGATGATAGAAGAGCTTCGTGTAAGCTTCTTCGCACAGCAACTCGGTACACCTTACCCAGTATCAGATAAGCGTGTTAAAAACGCGATTGATGCTTGCTAA